Proteins encoded within one genomic window of Trichoderma asperellum chromosome 2, complete sequence:
- a CDS encoding uncharacterized protein (EggNog:ENOG41~TransMembrane:4 (o6-24i36-56o68-87i94-114o)), with protein MLCLSIIFTGFARVNLIHMLLLGLLKALSWYFTAKVAQSTSWVIATTITTFSIASTSNLSNKASDAEAATWILAAAIALAQVISSLPKQAKYKSLLWIFGLISFLPFLLNLWMIRDLQQSSKVYGPEQEHPVEALVRNSNIYFKNLLQKQSKNYQQAVTEYQHRYGVKPPPGFEAWYEFAISRQSPIIDDFDGIYQAILPLWNLSGQQVLEIMNQVYSFPKSEMWFCMYYGAYAQTRCMHSDRIYDRHIEYQFDRLLLGFNGVLPDIRFLFNHFDEPRILMPTWEVGKADSYPSFNVRNMSQQPIWDEITKFCASTKKLNIAEEIKSPTEVFDMSFVTNRSSAIDLCEHPEYRNMHGLFMSPVTFSLVEGLVPALSTGSPSTMGDILFPSPAYIEEEFTYDDTREISWEEKKNNLYWAGSTTGAFASSADWPRYHRQRFVKLVQNAERQQHYYLRQIGGIMQRVASSFLNGRLFDVSFTRIFQCDRKYCRDQAKTFKIGRWADKDKALQSRLVFDLDGNGISGRYYKLLASKSAPLKQTLLREWHDDRLVPWVHYIPVSQSLQELPELVFYLTSTESGQQRAREIAERGRDWFFKALREADMSVYTYRLLLELARLQDPNRPAGLPAAE; from the exons ATGCTGTGTCTATCTATTATTTTCACTGGATTTGCTAGAGTCAACCTGATTCATATGCTTCTTTTAGGCCTGCTAAAGGCCTTGTCTTGGTACTTCACAGCCAAAGTG GCTCAAAGTACATCTTGGGTTATAGCCACCACTATTACTACATTCTCAATTGCATCTACGAGCAATCTTTCCAACAAGGCATCTGATGCTGAAGCCGCTACTTGGATCTTAGCCGCAGCCATAGCGCTTGCTCAAGTCATTTCATCGCTACCAAAGCAAGCGAAATATAAATCGCTATTATGGATATTTGGCTTAATCTCATTTCTaccatttttattaaaccttTGGATGATTCGCGACTTGCAACAGTCCTCCAAGGTCTATGGCCCCGAACAAGAGCATCCTGTTGAAGCTCTAGTACGCAAcagtaatatttattttaagaatcttcttcaaaagcaGTCTAAAAATTATCAGCAAGCTGTCACGGAATACCAGCATCGATACGGGGTTAAACCTCCGCCTGGATTTGAAGCTTGGTATGAATTCGCAATTAGTCGCCAATCGCCTATAATCGATGACTTTGACGGTATATATCAGGCTATCCTGCCACTTTGGAACCTGAGCGGACAACAAGTACTTGAAATAATGAACCAagtttattcttttcctAAAAGCGAGATGTGGTTCTGCATGTACTATGGCGCATACGCCCAAACACGGTGCATGCACTCAGATCGAATATACGACAGACATATTGAATATCAATTTGATAGACTACTACTGGGCTTCAACGGCGTTCTTCCCGACATTAGATTTCTCTTCAATCATTTTGATGAACCGCGCATTTTGATGCCCACATGGGAGGTAGGAAAGGCTGATTCCTATCCATCGTTTAATGTTAGAAACATGTCGCAGCAACCTATCTGGGATGAAATCACAAAGTTTTGCGCGTCTACAAAGAAGCTGAACATTGCAGAAGAGATAAAGAGTCCCACAGAGGTATTTGATATGTCTTTCGTCACCAACCGCTCTTCTGCCATTGATCTCTGTGAGCACCCAGAGTACCGCAACATGCATGGCTTATTTATGAGCCCAGTAACTTTTTCTTTGGTCGAGGGACTTGTCCCAGCTCTTTCAACTGGTTCGCCTTCGACAATGGGAGACATTTTATTCCCCAGTCCAGCATATATCGAAGAAGAATTTACATATGACGACACGAGAGAGATTAgctgggaagagaagaagaataatcTGTACTGGGCCGGGTCCACAACCGGCGCATTCGCTTCAAGTGCAGATTGGCCACGTTACCACAGACAAAGATTTGTAAAACTGGTGCAGAATGCAGAGCGCCAGCAGCATTATTACTTGCGGCAGATCGGCGGAATAATGCAGCGTGTTGCATCCTCGTTTCTAAACGGACGATTGTTTGATGTCTCTTTTACACGAATATTCCAATGCGACCGAAAATACTGCAGAGATCAAGCGAAGACCTTTAAAATTGGTAGATGGGCTGATAAAGACAAAGCCCTTCAATCGCGACTGGTCTTTGATCTCGACGGAAACGGCATTAGCGGACGCTACTATAAGCTGCTGGCATCAAAATCGGCACCGTTGAAGCAAACACTACTCAGAGAGTGGCACGACGACCGTCTCGTGCCATGGGTCCACTATATTCCCGTTAGCCAAAGTTTACAAGAGTTACCAGAACTTGTCTTCTACTTAACATCGACAGAATCTGGTCAACAACGGGCTAGAGAAATCGCAGAACGGGGGCGGGATTGGTTTTTTAAGGCGCTGCGAGAAGCTGACATGTCTGTATATACATATCGTCTATTGTTGGAACTCGCGAGACTGCAGGATCCGAATAGACCAGCGGGGCTTCCTGCTGCTGAGTAG
- a CDS encoding uncharacterized protein (EggNog:ENOG41) has protein sequence MSSSSANIAPPLHPFQAAAIANIKAQAVALRPDALDTISHIFRMSNVPIETLNEVRQAIAHQARIALHFHPDRPSRSGQTVVEALLEDGMYRNQFETGISNGLVATQLGGPRDDWERNLFRGAYHGSSITDTAENVFNPALRPKYGALDLVRNSDGPAPRFGSCYFLLRPEVSSRSTFTYGGSQAAPKDVGTVDEFDAILAALLEECFTRETALGVENVRPKGMLELIKGLSKSTLVEANYKRLPSRNLDHLIEAQIHGDVLLSRDVEALVVDPSFFTRGDTGSFLKTLSETYGFPLFSHHGFELPVESCPNDFRGPTMPSLAARVAYNGKVDVQAIGKGVRSLVADAEQWADRGTVAEVLQELKLLWHVLVRYG, from the coding sequence ATGTCCTCATCGTCGGCGAATATTGCACCGCCGCTGCATCCGTTTCAAGCAGCTGCCATCGCCAACATCAAGGCTCAGGCGGTCGCGCTCCGGCCAGATGCATTGGATACGATATCCCACATTTTTCGCATGTCCAATGTGCCAATAGAGACACTCAACGAAGTCCGACAAGCTATTGCTCATCAAGCTCGCATTGCGTTGCATTTTCATCCAGATCGCCCGTCTCGCAGTGGGCAAACAGTTGTTGAAGCCCTACTAGAGGATGGCATGTACAGAAATCAATTTGAGACCGGCATCTCGAATGGCCTAGTAGCAACACAGCTCGGTGGTCCCCGCGATGACTGGGAGCGCAATCTCTTCCGTGGTGCATATCATGGCTCCAGCATTACGGATACCGCAGAGAATGTCTTCAATCCGGCACTACGGCCTAAATATGGAGCTCTGGACCTCGTGCGCAACTCTGACGGCCCTGCTCCACGATTTGGCTCCTGCTATTTCTTGCTTCGGCCAGAAGTATCGTCCCGGTCAACGTTTACATACGGTGGGTCGCAAGCGGCTCCAAAAGATGTAGGGACGGTTGATGAGTTCGACGCAATACTGGCAGCATTACTGGAAGAATGCTTCACAAGAGAAACCGCACTGGGTGTAGAAAATGTGAGGCCAAAGGGAATGTTGGAACTTATCAAAGGATTGAGCAAGTCGACCCTCGTAGAAGCCAATTACAAGAGGCTACCAAGCCGAAATCTGGACCACTTGATCGAGGCGCAGATCCATGGCGACGTTCTTCTCTCGCGAGATGTCGAAGCTCTCGTTGTGGATCCATCGTTCTTCACTCGCGGCGATACTGGATCCTTCCTGAAAACCCTCAGCGAAACATATGGATTTCCACTCTTTTCCCATCACGGATTCGAGTTGCCGGTGGAGAGTTGCCCGAATGATTTCCGAGGACCAACAATGCCGTCTTTGGCAGCAAGGGTAGCGTACAATGGCAAAGTTGACGTGCAGGCAATTGGCAAGGGTGTAAGAAGTCTAGTCGCTGACGCAGAACAATGGGCGGATAGGGGAACTGTCGCAGAAGTTTTGCAAGAGCTTAAACTATTGTGGCATGTGTTAGTTCGTTATGGTTAA
- a CDS encoding uncharacterized protein (EggNog:ENOG41~TransMembrane:9 (o103-125i137-157o163-185i251-270o311-331i343-362o407-425i446-469o489-507i)) yields MASSTSSTSLRANGYRYDSISNSNTSSQVEAPITRSTSPSLAKPTTRLLAPDLQRGLLMAIMAMDHLALGINTWQHGTNIDGETDGIIVRRWNFTTAYIVRTFTHFCAPGFMFLLGMGVVFLSRSRTRLGWSAGRMIHYYAMRGFILTAVTVLWGFLWSGGQLWFMNMVLFALGLNYFLAGMLWLTMNETENWLADVLERCLLMLDKRTGIVYGRWNDDSDDEQGGVSQPLLQGQRHTARESERATTASSLSWHIHNSILAILSVITIWWNIWLSENHGHCSIETESPDNLSTPKNPFLSIWFWPVMGDHVMSNFPPLAWLSFAILGLLYGRILSARKWTTSAIVMGHVAIGVIFSIIFVGTRLLRIGNLSEDCLHTPAQHDQTMKENPYLASPASFFYIVKYPPDVAFWAFTMAGNLFLLAAFSSIPAHIAQRFSLLLSYGTSSLFFYVAHICIVMSPLGQLMIKIFGQETDHASPTNPGNNMGISNLFIYFALWLALLLIMWPACHYYSRFKSTKHADSLWRFF; encoded by the coding sequence ATGGCTTCCTCTACTTCATCGACTTCTCTGAGGGCAAATGGCTATCGATACGACTCAATATCCAATTCCAATACATCTTCTCAGGTCGAAGCGCCAATAACACGCTCAACATCTCCTTCCTTAGCAAAGCCGACGACCCGACTCCTTGCGCCCGATCTCCAACGCGGTCTTCTCatggccatcatggccatggatCACCTCGCCCTTGGTATAAACACTTGGCAACATGGCACCAACATCGATGGCGAGACGGATGGAATTATTGTTCGCCGCTGGAACTTCACCACTGCTTACATCGTCCGCACATTTACTCATTTTTGCGCCCCTGGATTCATGTTTCTTCTCGGCATGGGCGTAGTATTTCTTTCTCGATCACGAACTCGCCTTGGTTGGTCAGCAGGCCGGATGATACATTATTATGCCATGAGAGGGTTCATACTCACGGCTGTGACTGTTCTGTGGGGATTTTTATGGTCAGGGGGTCAACTGTGGTTTATGAATATGGTTCTATTTGCACTGGGATTGAACTATTTCCTGGCTGGTATGTTGTGGCTTACCATGAATGAGACTGAAAATTGGCTTGCGGATGTGCTGGAAAGATGCCTCTTGATGCTTGACAAGCGCACTGGGATAGTGTATGGCAGATGGAACGATGATAGTGATGACGAACAAGGAGGAGTCAGCCAGCCGCTTTTACAAGGACAGAGACACACAGCCAGAgaaagcgagcgagcgacAACGGCTTCATCTTTATCTTGGCATATTCACAACAGTATTCTAGCAATCCTCAGTGTCATTACCATATGGTGGAACATCTGGTTATCCGAGAACCATGGCCACTGCAGTATCGAGACCGAATCACCAGACAACCTCTCCACACCAAAGAATCCGTTCCTCAGCATTTGGTTCTGGCCCGTTATGGGCGATCATGTCATGTCAAATTTTCCTCCTCTGGCGTGGCTCTCCTTTGCCATTCTAGGACTTCTCTATGGCCGCATCCTCTCGGCCCGGAAATGGACAACCTCTGCTATTGTTATGGGCCATGTCGCCATAGGAGTCATCTTTTCTATCATTTTCGTTGGTACAAGGCTTCTCCGCATCGGAAACCTTTCTGAGGACTGTTTACATACACCTGCGCAACACGACCAAACTATGAAAGAGAATCCATATCTTGCCTCGCCAGCATCTTTCTTCTATATAGTCAAATATCCTCCAGATGTCGCGTTCTGGGCCTTCACCATGGCTGGCAACCTCTTTCTCCTCGCAGCCTTCAGTTCCATCCCTGCGCATATTGCGCAgcgtttctctctccttttgaGCTATGGCACATCGTCGCTATTTTTCTACGTGGCGCACATATGTATCGTCATGTCCCCTCTAGGGCAGCTGATGATAAAAATATTTGGCCAAGAGACTGACCACGCAAGCCCCACAAACCCGGGAAATAATATGGGTATTAGCAAcctctttatttactttgcgctgtggctggctctgctgctcatcATGTGGCCAGCATGCCATTACTACAGTCGTTTCAAAAGCACAAAACACGCCGACTCATTATGGAGATTCTTTTGA
- a CDS encoding uncharacterized protein (EggNog:ENOG41): protein MPFRSSSVKAMGSSLFSRNRRDDAQKDLTKQPGDSRRRRSSLSAADRRTSVSNDFRPHTEIQRPTMPPPPASSGRVRSPPRRDSVSRRSVSPRSRQKMAGGDGYYNRQSRSPPRRRYSSSEIPRPHEMTPQSPVPSRSRIGDSHERRDRPGHGSAAAAEAPPASPQLAPHKPGWSTTSREARQEARRYPPSASSNNRPQPAIRGTSPYQRPAAGTERAGTERHRSASVDGYDRKTQQAPVQLPTSPSRRPKHERRGSDSFFSKFPKTFATYAGIRALSEHADKAKEWVEWLNNVNDAPDEIRALSARITTARDTIQQMKDCLKARPDLIEDETGQAIKSQIEDTIDSTSETLKKMTKLLASFSGAAREDNNNTALGRLEGFWHSYNYKNEGEEQIKSADAELQQQLLQLGTLMSNIYARALMKPPPSSGFNTPNTPTPPLSTSKVNTAPETSRPMPRPAASIPNRPPPSPQLSPKSQGQFESIGNYPKVATNPPTPPHSEPSVEQPPSHDPSHDSNNENAAKLDPQNTVPNPGDILLDAAWEGDVKTVANCIRQAPPTSCDMHGLTPLHLAVERDHMAVAMFLLDHGADVHARADGGCMPLHLAARYASAATVEMLIDRGKADPNAQTTDGRTALHYAARSAEDGDTERREVLRALRDLGANPILRNRRGELPRDVAQKRDYWDAAATLRRAEQKWEQQHQQQQQQYQQQQYQQQQYQQQQYQQQQRRDQQPEQLQQRQPKNQLKEANVRERNAKKEGSWLQRYRLRK from the exons ATGCCCTTCCGATCGAGCTCCGTCAAGGCCATGGgctccagcctcttctcccgAAACCGTCGCGATGATGCACAGAAAGATTTAACAAAGCAGCCGGGCGACTCAAGGCGTCGCCGGTCGTCTCTTTCGGCGGCTGATCGGCGGACGTCGGTGTCGAACGACTTCAGGCCGCACACCGAGATTCAGAGGCCGACGATGCCGCCTCCACCAGCTTCCTCTGGGAGAGTGCGAAGCCCGCCACGAAGAGACTCTGTATCCCGCAGGTCTGTGTCACCCCGCTCTCGCCAGAAGATGGCTGGCGGAGATGGTTACTACAATCGCCAGTCGCGATCGCCTCCGAGGCGCCGATATTCCTCCTCGGAAATTCCTCGACCGCATGAAATGACGCCCCAATCGCCAGTACCTTCACGATCTCGAATAGGCGACAGCCACGAAAGGCGTGATCGACCTGGGCATGGGagtgcagcagccgctgaaGCTCCTCCAGCCTCGCCGCAACTGGCACCGCATAAACCCGGATGGAGCACTACATCGAGAGAGGCTAGGCAGGAAGCCCGGCGATATCCGCCTTCAGCTTCATCTAATAATAGGCCACAGCCTGCTATACGGGGCACTTCTCCCTATCAGAGGCCTGCTGCAGGCACCGAAAGGGCAGGCACTGAAAGACATCGCTCGGCCTCCGTAGATGGGTATGACAGGAAAACACAACAGGCGCCTGTTCAACTGCCAACTTCGCCCTCACGCCGTCCGAAGCATGAGCGTAGAGGCTCAGATagcttcttcagcaaatTCCCCAAAACATTTGCAACCTATGCAGGAATTCGTGCACTCTCCGAGCACGCTGACAAGGCCAAAGAATGGGTTGAGTGGCTCAACAACGTAAATGACGCCCCAGATGAGATCCGCGCGCTCTCTGCGAGGATCACCACCGCGCGTGATACTATCCAGCAAATGAAGGACTGCTTGAAAGCAAGGCCCGACCTTATTGAGGATGAAACTGGACAGGCTATAAAGTCTCAAATTGAGGACACTATTGACAGCACAAGCGAGACAttaaagaagatgacgaaacTGCTGGCGAGTTTTTCGGGGGCTGCTAGAGAGGATAACAACAACACGGCTCTTGGCCGCCTGGAAGGCTTCTGGCATTCATACAACTACAAAAACGAAGGCGAAGAGCAGATTAAGTCTGCAGACGCtgagttgcagcagcagctattgCAACTGGGCACTCTGATGTCTAATATCTATGC TCGTGCTCTAATGAAACCCCCACCATCATCAGGATTCAATACACCAAATACACCGACACCACCTCTATCTACTTCTAAAGTAAATACAGCACCAGAAACCTCAAGACCGATGCCGCGGCCAGCAGCGTCAATACCTAATCGACCGCCTCCATCACCACAATTGTCTCCTAAATCTCAAGGGCAATTTGAGTCTATAGGGAATTATCCAAAAGTCGCCACAAACCCACCTACTCCCCCTCACTCAGAACCATCAGTCGAGCAGCCTCCGTCTCACGACCCGTCTCACGATTCCAACAATGAAAATGCAGCAAAACTTGATCCGCAGAACACGGTTCCGAACCCCGGAGACATCTTGCTGGATGCTGCGTGGGAAGGCGATGTCAAAACCGTAGCCAACTGTATTCGTCAAGCACCGCCTACTTCATGTGATATGCACGGTCTAACACCACTACATCTTGCGGTCGAGCGTGATCATATGGCTGTCGCCATGTTTCTTCTTGACCATGGTGCCGATGTACACGCTCGTGCTGACGGTGGCTGCATGCCCCTTCACCTAGCTGCGCGCTACGCATCTGCCGCCACGGTAGAGATGCTAATCGATCGTGGCAAGGCCGACCCTAACGCTCAGACGACAGATGGGAGAACTGCGCTGCATTATGCTGCTAGGTCAGCCGAAGATGGAGATACGGAACGACGAGAAGTGCTTCGCGCATTGCGGGATTTGGGCGCTAACCCCATACTTCGGAACCGAAGAGGAGAATTGCCCAGAGATGTAGCTCAGAAGAGAGATTACTGGGATGCAGCTGCAACTCTGAGACGAGCTGAACAGAAATGGGAGCAACAacatcagcaacagcagcagcaatatcagcaacagcaatatcagcagcagcaatatcagcaacagcaatatcagcagcaacagcgacGGGATCAACAACCAGAACAGTTACAACAGCGACAACCAAAGAACCAATTGAAAGAAGCCAACGTAAGGGAGAGAAATgcgaaaaaagaaggcagcTGGCTGCAAAGATACAGACTAAGGAAATAA
- a CDS encoding uncharacterized protein (EggNog:ENOG41): protein MGSQRESPARMSNDRNQAIDDTYATNNSSPTSFSFSDYSSNDSNDDINDGGSQSGPSVIRGDQRESPSSSEANEELSSESLNMVKPHKCDRCPRSFEKRHQLNRHIRWHEKPEKCPKCPYTAQYKKGITRHVWVHHSKWAENTNYPSIQETCKICKTILQRPDYVKRHMKEVHRGIKRQRGPRG, encoded by the exons ATGGGTTCGCAAAGGGAGTCCCCGGCGCGAATGAGTAACGATCGAAACCAAGCAATAGATGACACATATGCTACGAACAACTCTTCTCCAAcatctttttcattttctgaTTATTCTTCTAATGATTCTAACGACGATATCAACGACGGCGGGAGCCAATCAGGGCCATCAGTCATTCGAGGAGACCAACGGGaatctccctcctcttcagaAGCTAACGAGGAACTGTCATCCGAATCTCTTAATATGGTCAAGCCACATAAGTGCGATAGATGCCCGAGGTCTTTCGAAAAGCGACATCAACTTAA TCGCCATATCCGATGGCATGAGAAGCCTGAAAAATGTCCCAAGTGCCCTTACACTGCtcaatataaaaaaggcattacAAGACATGTCTGGGTCCATCACTCAAAATGGGCTGAAAACACGAACTATCCGTCAATCCAAGAAACGTGTAAGATTTGCAAAACCATCCTACAGAGACCCGACTATGTGAAACGTCACATGAAAGAAGTTCACAGGGGCATTAAGAGGCAGAGAGGTCCAAGGGGATAG
- a CDS encoding uncharacterized protein (EggNog:ENOG41), whose protein sequence is MPPAANNSTSNGQKPIPLRSKFSRRFYEPILLEVALKKIRPTVFQVTQHEPNTMNDNADSAEQTFKSFINRLAQICDNVRGSYGATVTSIAVLEEPEGIHYIIGANNRKKSELKDVEDFVKQLLKIISKPLEQHANTALSVRKEALWHVLRFNKHRIKYYLTNAVNYLEECIEDYNRRHAQAPLASDAIRFRKQLSELKVLLEFEKNHEQNELHESQFFASCEKVFLFIHLNQRLNLGDSISEQAREGQMNSSKPWLELRHFLGRLHSYHLAVETMFRARRIWDRLWDDVNVTAIPSAATVPHPLNKKRPNAHEIMGRMTSAEELLERYRSRAAELQQLGLDEKILEECNTSSQTHMVHAEVLVLDYVLGYLRDTDDAEFWNGWRYIGSSKPTCRLCNYYFMAHPSGVQVRESHNNLYPHWRVPDVFDEKTMTKTENHLHAIIVKTRADAIRSLMSQTSQATSFPDSQASKSSQKRTAEVQAEKEKTKRKRI, encoded by the exons ATGCCACCTGCTGCCAACA ATAGTACATCCAATGGCCAAAAGCCGATTCCTTTACGATCAAAATTCTCTCGTCGCTTTTATGAGCCTATCCTCTTAGAGGTAGCTTTGAAGAAGATTCGACCAACAGTCTTTCAAGTCACTCAGCATGAACCCAACACTATGAATGACAATGCCGATAGTGCAGAGCAGACTTTCAAAAGCTTCATTAACAGGCTTGCCCAAATCTGCGATAATGTGCGCGGTAGTTATGGTGCCACTGTTACCAGCATCGCTGTTCTAGAAGAACCCGAAGGTATCCATTATATCATCGGAGCCAATAACCGAAAGAAGTCGGAATTGAAGGATGTTGAAGACTTTGTAAAGCAGCTACTGAAGATTATTTCAAAGCCTTTGGAGCAGCATGCGAACACGGCCTTGTCAGTGCGCAAAGAAGCTCTGTGGCACGTTTTAAGATTCAACAAACATCGAATCAAATATTACCTTACAAACGCGGTAAATTATTTAGAAGAGTGTATTGAAGACTATAACAGACGACATGCTCAGGCGCCGTTAG CATCAGACGCAATCAGATTCAGAAAACAGCTTTCTGAGTTAAAAGTGTTACTTGAATTCGAAAAGAATCATGAGCAAAACGAGCTCCACGAGTCACAAT TCTTTGCTTCATGCGAGAAGGTGTTTTTATTCATCCACCTTAATCAGCGCCTGAACCTTGGAGACTCAATTTCAGAACAAGCAAGAGAAGGCCAGATGAACAGCTCCAAGCCGTGGCTTGAACTACGCCACTTTCTTGGGCGTCTGCATTCGTACCATCTCGCTGTCGAAACGATGTTTCGCGCCCGTAGAATATGGGACCGATTATGGGATGATGTTAATGTGACGGCAATCCCTTCGGCCGCGACAGTTCCACATCCtcttaataaaaagagacCAAACGCACACGAAATAATGGGTAGGATGACGTCTGCCGAGGAATTGTTGGAAAGATACCGCAGCCGGGCTGCTGAACTACAGCAGCTCGGCCTCGACGAAAAGATATTGGAAGAATGCAATACTTCCTCTCAGACACACATGGTACATGCAGAAGTTCTTGTACTAGATTATGTGCTGGGTTATTTGCGAGACACTGACGACGCTGAATTCTGGAATGGCTGGCGATatattggcagcagcaagccaacATGTCGTCTTTgcaattattattttatggCACATCCAAGTGGCGTTCAGGTTCGCGAATCCCACAACAATCTTTATCCTCATTGGCGTGTTCCAGACGTCTTTGACGAAAAAACGATGACCAAAACAGAAAACCACCTACACGCGATCATCGTAAAGACTAGGGCAGATGCGATACGATCGCTCATGTCTCAAACATCGCAAG CGACGTCATTTCCAGATTCTCAAGCCTCAAAATCATCGCAGAAGAGGACGGCCGAGGTGCaagcagagaaagagaagaccaagaggaagaggatataA
- a CDS encoding uncharacterized protein (EggNog:ENOG41) — translation MPPAANNSTSNGQKPIPLRSKFSRRFYEPILLEVALKKIRPTVFQVTQHEPNTMNDNADSAEQTFKSFINRLAQICDNVRGSYGATVTSIAVLEEPEGIHYIIGANNRKKSELKDVEDFVKQLLKIISKPLEQHANTALSVRKEALWHVLRFNKHRIKYYLTNAVNYLEECIEDYNRRHAQAPLASDAIRFRKQLSELKVLLEFEKNHEQNELHESQFFASCEKVFLFIHLNQRLNLGDSISEQAREGQMNSSKPWLELRHFLGRLHSYHLAVETMFRARRIWDRLWDDVNVTAIPSAATVPHPLNKKRPNAHEIMGRMTSAEELLERYRSRAAELQQLGLDEKILEECNTSSQTHMVHAEVLVLDYVLGYLRDTDDAEFWNGWRYIGSSKPTCRLCNYYFMAHPSGVQVRESHNNLYPHWRVPDVFDEKTMTKTENHLHAIIVKTRADAIRSLMSQTSQGRKYDSNSFSEMPPPFGSLRTETPSNSDVISRFSSLKIIAEEDGRGASREREDQEEEDITPLFRGRASVLSRR, via the exons ATGCCACCTGCTGCCAACA ATAGTACATCCAATGGCCAAAAGCCGATTCCTTTACGATCAAAATTCTCTCGTCGCTTTTATGAGCCTATCCTCTTAGAGGTAGCTTTGAAGAAGATTCGACCAACAGTCTTTCAAGTCACTCAGCATGAACCCAACACTATGAATGACAATGCCGATAGTGCAGAGCAGACTTTCAAAAGCTTCATTAACAGGCTTGCCCAAATCTGCGATAATGTGCGCGGTAGTTATGGTGCCACTGTTACCAGCATCGCTGTTCTAGAAGAACCCGAAGGTATCCATTATATCATCGGAGCCAATAACCGAAAGAAGTCGGAATTGAAGGATGTTGAAGACTTTGTAAAGCAGCTACTGAAGATTATTTCAAAGCCTTTGGAGCAGCATGCGAACACGGCCTTGTCAGTGCGCAAAGAAGCTCTGTGGCACGTTTTAAGATTCAACAAACATCGAATCAAATATTACCTTACAAACGCGGTAAATTATTTAGAAGAGTGTATTGAAGACTATAACAGACGACATGCTCAGGCGCCGTTAG CATCAGACGCAATCAGATTCAGAAAACAGCTTTCTGAGTTAAAAGTGTTACTTGAATTCGAAAAGAATCATGAGCAAAACGAGCTCCACGAGTCACAAT TCTTTGCTTCATGCGAGAAGGTGTTTTTATTCATCCACCTTAATCAGCGCCTGAACCTTGGAGACTCAATTTCAGAACAAGCAAGAGAAGGCCAGATGAACAGCTCCAAGCCGTGGCTTGAACTACGCCACTTTCTTGGGCGTCTGCATTCGTACCATCTCGCTGTCGAAACGATGTTTCGCGCCCGTAGAATATGGGACCGATTATGGGATGATGTTAATGTGACGGCAATCCCTTCGGCCGCGACAGTTCCACATCCtcttaataaaaagagacCAAACGCACACGAAATAATGGGTAGGATGACGTCTGCCGAGGAATTGTTGGAAAGATACCGCAGCCGGGCTGCTGAACTACAGCAGCTCGGCCTCGACGAAAAGATATTGGAAGAATGCAATACTTCCTCTCAGACACACATGGTACATGCAGAAGTTCTTGTACTAGATTATGTGCTGGGTTATTTGCGAGACACTGACGACGCTGAATTCTGGAATGGCTGGCGATatattggcagcagcaagccaacATGTCGTCTTTgcaattattattttatggCACATCCAAGTGGCGTTCAGGTTCGCGAATCCCACAACAATCTTTATCCTCATTGGCGTGTTCCAGACGTCTTTGACGAAAAAACGATGACCAAAACAGAAAACCACCTACACGCGATCATCGTAAAGACTAGGGCAGATGCGATACGATCGCTCATGTCTCAAACATCGCAAGGTAGGAAGTATGATTCGAATTCATTTTCGGAGATGCCGCCCCCTTTTGGATCTCTCAGAACTGAAACACCGTCAAATAGCGACGTCATTTCCAGATTCTCAAGCCTCAAAATCATCGCAGAAGAGGACGGCCGAGGTGCaagcagagaaagagaagaccaagaggaagaggatataACTCCTCTGTTCCGAGGCCGCGCGTCTGTACTTTCCCGCCGTTAG